In Bradyrhizobium sp. WD16, the genomic stretch GTGCCCCTCACGATCGAGCGCGAGGTCAGCATCGCGTTCCGCGCCGCGGCGGATCAGGTGCCGATCGCCGGCGATGCCATGAGCCTGCGCGAAGCCATCGGCAATCTCGTCCACAACGCCATCACCCACGGCGCGAACTCCTCGCTTGCCGTCGAGCTCCAGACCATTGCCGACGAAGCCGTGGTGCAGGTGATCGATGATGGTTCGGGGATCGCGGCGGAGGACTGGCCGCGCATGCTGGAGCCGTTCGGCACCGGGCCGCGAGGCGGCTCCGGGCTCGGTCTGGCCATCGCTGCCGACGTGGTCAGGGCGCATGGCGGCACGATCGGCTTTCAGCACCGCGTCGACGGGCGCTTCGCCGTGGTGATTCGATTTCCGAGTGTCAGGCCGGCCGGGCACACGAGCGGTTAGATCACGCCGGTCTCTTCTTCCGCTTCCGCCAGCGTCGCGGCGCTGACCGTGGCCCGGCGACGCGGCACCAGCAGCATGATCGCCGTGGCGCAGGCCATCGAGAGGGCGAGGATGGCGAGATTGAGCGGCAGCGGCGTGGTGAAGCGGCCGCCGAGCAGCGCGCCGCCCTGCGAGCACAGCGCGCCGAATCCCATCTGCAGGAAGCCCATGGCCCCCGAAGCCGTGCCCGAGGCCTGCGGCCGGACGCTGATCGCCCCCGCCGAGGCATTCGACATGACAAAGGCATTGCCGAACGTGATGATCATGTGCGTGCCGAACAGCCAGGCGGGGGCCTGGTTCAGTCCGGTGACGCCCCAGATGGTATTGAGCACCGCGCCGGCGATCTGGATGGAAAGACCCAGCCAGATCATGCGATCGAGGCCGTGGCGCGGCGACAACCGCACCGACACCAGGTTGCCGATCATGTAGGCGAAGCCGGCCGATGCGAACCATGCGCCATATTCGCTGGCGGACCGGCCCATGTGGTTGATGACGAGATAGGGGCCGCCGCCGGCGAAGGCGAAGATGATCGCTGATGCAAGCATCTGGCACAGCACGTAGCCGATGAAGGCGGGACTGGTGCCGAGCGCGCGGACGTCGTTGATGAAGCCGCCCTTGCGCCCGGCTAGCCGGCTCGGCCGGGTCTCCGGCAGCGCGACCAGAATGGCGAGGGTGGTGAAGGCGGTGAAGACGGCGAGGGCATAGAAGATCGCGCGCCAGCCGAACAGCGTGTCGATCATGCCGCCGGTGAGCGGGCTGAGCATCTGGGCGATCATCATCACGGCGATGACGAGGCTGATCATGCCGCCGACCCGGTGGCGGGGATAGAGGTCGCGGATGATGGCGCGGCTGATCACCATGCCGGCGGCGCCGCCGGTGGCCTGTGCCACCCGCGCGGCGATCAGCTGCGGCAACGTCGCGGCGAAGATGCAGGCAATATTGGCGGCGACCACCAGGGCGAAACAGCAGATCAGCACCGGACGTCGGCCGAACCGGTCGGACAGCGGTCCCATCACCAGCTGGGAGCCGGCCATGCCCACCATGTAGAGCGAGACCGTGAGCTGGGCGATCGAGATGTCCTCGCCGAACCGCGTCGCGAGCTGCGGCAGCATCGGCACCAGCATGTAGAGCGAGATCGGCGCGATGCCGTTCATCGCCACCAGCAGCACCAGCGTCATCGCGGTGGCGCGGCCCGTGGCCGTCGCGTCGCGGTCTCGTGCGTAAGGACCGGTCGTCTCCACCACGCCCGACGAACTCCTCCCTGGATAACCCGTCGGGCGCGCGCAGCTCAGGCGCGCAGCGGTGCCGTCGCGGCTTCCAACCAGGAACGAGTTGCATCATCGAGCGTCCCGCGCAACGTGTCGCAAACGCGGACGTGGTATGCGTCGAGCCAGCGGATCTCGTCGTCCGTCATGGCGGCGGGGTCGATCAACCGGCGGTCGATCGGCGCCAGCGTCAGCGTTTCGAAGCCATTCATCGGCTTCTCGGCTCCGGCGATCTCGGCAGCCGTCACCAGCTCGAGATTCTCGATGCGGATGCCGTAGTCGCCGGCCTTGTAGTAGCCGGGCTCGTTGGACAGGATCATGCCGCGCTTGAGCGGCGTGGTGCCGAGCTTGGAGATGCGTGCCGGTCCCTCATGGACCGAGAGATAGCTGCCGACCCCATGACCGGTGCCGTGCTCGAAGTCGATCCCCGCCTGCCAGAGAAACTGCCGCGCCAGCGTGTCGATCTGGGCGCCGCTGGTGCCCTCGGGAAAGACAGCGCGGGCAATGGCGATGTGGCCGCGCAGCACCCGCGTAAAACGATCCCGCATCTCGGCCGTCGGCGTGCCGATCGCAATCGTGCGGGTGACGTCGGTGGTGCCGTCCTGGTATTGGCCGCCGGAGTCGATCAGCAGGAGGTCACCGGGCCGGATG encodes the following:
- a CDS encoding multidrug effflux MFS transporter, with the protein product MTLVLLVAMNGIAPISLYMLVPMLPQLATRFGEDISIAQLTVSLYMVGMAGSQLVMGPLSDRFGRRPVLICCFALVVAANIACIFAATLPQLIAARVAQATGGAAGMVISRAIIRDLYPRHRVGGMISLVIAVMMIAQMLSPLTGGMIDTLFGWRAIFYALAVFTAFTTLAILVALPETRPSRLAGRKGGFINDVRALGTSPAFIGYVLCQMLASAIIFAFAGGGPYLVINHMGRSASEYGAWFASAGFAYMIGNLVSVRLSPRHGLDRMIWLGLSIQIAGAVLNTIWGVTGLNQAPAWLFGTHMIITFGNAFVMSNASAGAISVRPQASGTASGAMGFLQMGFGALCSQGGALLGGRFTTPLPLNLAILALSMACATAIMLLVPRRRATVSAATLAEAEEETGVI